CATCATTTGCCGTGCGGCATTGTTGAGGTGGTCATCCCCGCGCACAACGTGGGTCACACCCATATCGTGATCGTCGACAACAACCGCGAGCATATAAACCGGCGTCCCGTCAGAGCGCAGCAGCACCATATCATCGAGCGTTTCGTTCTGGATCGTCACATCACCCTGTACGCGGTCGCGGATGATCGTGGTGCCTTGCTGCGGGGCTTTGATGCGCACGACATAGGGTGCATCGGGATGGCTGGCAGGGTCCGCATCGCGCCAAGGGGAATGATACAATGTGCTTTTGCCCTCGGCCTTTGCAGCCTCGCGGAAAGCGGTGATCTCTTCCTGCGTTGCAAAGCACTTATAGGCTTTCCCCTGCGCCAGAAGGTCCAGCGCCACTTCGGCGTGCCGCTGTGCATTATCGAACTGGCTCACGATTTCGCCGTCATGGTCCAGCCCGAGCCACGCCATGCCTTGCAAAATGGCGGCGGTCGCCTCCGGGGTCGAGCGTGCGCGGTCTGTGTCCTCAATCCGCAGCAGGAACTTGCCGCCGCGCCCGCGTGCATAAAGCCAGTTGAACAACGCCGTGCGCGCGCCCCCGATGTGCAGAAATCCGGTAGGGGACGGGGCGAAACGGGTAACGACGTCTGTGGACATGAGCGCACTTTCTTAACTGAATGATACCGGAGCCGGTTTGCATTTACCTTTTGCTAACCATGCGCCCGTTAGGGTTTGAAGCCTATCTATCCAGTGCGATGAACGGGGGCAAGCATGGGGCGTATCCCCCGCATGATCACGCAAAGCCGGGCGCGGATGAACACGGTCTTGCTGGCACAGCGCGGCGGCATGCTGGGCTGGGTGCCGGTGTGTCTTGCGCTTGGCATCGGTCGCTACTTCTCGCTCCGGATAGAACCGCATCCTACCATCTTCTTGTGGCTCGCGATTGCGGCACTCGCGCTAATTATCTTTTCGTGGCGGGTGCCGGACGCGCTTGGCCCCTTGGTCACCGGCCTATCGCTTTGTTTTATCGGTTTCATCCTTGCAGGCGCGCGGGCGCATTCGGTCGCGGAACCGGTGTTGGGCTGGCGTTACTACGGCGCTGTAGAGGGGCGCGTGGTTGCGATGGACCGCAGCCAGTCGGATGCGCTCCGCCTCACGCTCGATCAGGTGCGACTGGACCGCGTGCCGCCAGACCGCACGCCCAAAAGGGTCCGCATTTCCCTACATGGGGCCGGCACCCAAGGCATTACACCCGAGCCTGGTCTGCGGGTTATGACAACCGCACATCTGTCGCCGCCCTCCGGTCCGGTAGAGCCGGGCGGTTTTGATTTCCAGCGTCATGCGTGGTTCGCGAGACTAGGCGCGGTCGGGTATACCCGCGTGCCATTAATGGGGGCAGGGGCCGCAGAGGACGGACATGCAGGCCTTATGGTGTTCCGCATTCGCATGGCGGCGTCTGCCCGCATTCAATCCGTGTTGACAGGGGATACCGGCGGATTTGCAGCGGCGATTACCACTGGCGATCGCAGCGCCATGAGCCGCGACGCGCTTGATGCTTTACGTGCCAGCAACCTGGCCCATCTTCTGGCGATCTCGGGATTGCACATGGGGTTGCTGACTGCCTTGGTCTTTGCCGCTTTGCGTATGGCGCTCGCGGCCATTCCGCATGTCGCGCTCCGCTGGCCGACCAAAGGCATCGCCGCCATTGGCGCGCTGATCGCGGCGGCGGGCTATCTGGCGCTCTCAGGGGGGAATGTAGCAACCCAGCGGGCGTTCATCATGGTCGCTGTGGCGCTCGCCGCGCTGCTGATTGGACGGCGGGCACTGTCGCTGCGGGCCGTAGCAGTTGCCGCGATCATCGTGCTGGCGTTGCGTCCCGAGGCGTTGATGGGTCCGGGCTTTCAGATGTCCTTTGCCGCCACGACCGCGCTTGTGGCTGTTTTCGGCTGGTTGCGAGAAATTGAACAGGACATTGTGCCCAAATGGGCCAAACCGGTTTTTGCGACCGTGGTGTCATCTGCGGTTGCAGGTCTGGCCACAGCCCCGATCGCCGCCGCCCATTTCAACACCATCGCGCATTACGGATTGATCGCGAACCTTCTGTCGGTGCCGCTGATGGGCGTGCTGGTGATGCCCGCCGCGATCCTTGCGTTTCTGCTGGCACCGTTAGGGTTGGACTGGATCGGGTTGTGGGTCATGGGGCTTGGCCTAGACTGGATTTTGGGTGTCGCCCATTGGATCGCCGAACTAGAGGACGCGCGGGGCTACGTGATGGGGCCGGGCCCTTGGGTGCTGCCGCTTCTGGCGCACGGATTTCTGACATTAATTTTGTGGCAGGGGCACCTTCGGTGGGCGGGCGGCGTCATGATGGTGCTCAGCTTTGTTCTTTGGCACGGGGCGCGCAGGCCGGACGTTCTGATCGCGGACACCGGCAGTCTGGTCGGTGTTATGACGCCTGAGGGACGGGCCTTGAGCAAAGCCAAAGGGGCTGGATTTGTCGCAAGGAACTGGCTTGAAAACGATGGCGCTGGCCTAAGTCAGATGGAAGCGGCAACACTTTGGGTCACCCGAGAAGTGATACATCTTTCAGGCAAACGCGCTACAGCAGCGATGACAGAGTGCTCAGAGAGCCAGATCATTGTGGCCTCTGCCAAAGCAGACCATCTGCGTGGCCGGAATTGTCTTCTTTTCGACCCGACAACGCTCAAACAGACCGGAGCGGTTGCGATGCGCAAAACACCCCAAGGATGGAAAATTACCACCGCACGCCAGATGGCCGGAGAGCGGCTCTGGACCCAGTGGCCCAAAGACCGCAAGGATCAGTATGTGCGGATCAAACCAACCAAAAGCCCCTGAACCTTCACTTGGTCAGAAGGCAGAACACGTGTCTCATACACCGGATTGGCCGCTTCCAGCGCAATAGAGGCACCTTTGCGCCGGAAGGTCTTCAAAGTCGCTTCGCTGTCATCCACCAGTGCTACGACTATATCGCCGTCTGACGCCACTGACGTTTCGCGGATCACGACCACATCACCATCGTTGATGCCCGCATTGATCATCGAATCCCCTTTGACCTCAAGCGCGTAGTGATCGCCCGATCCGGCAATCATGCCGCCTGGAACGGTGACGGAATGGGTCATGTGATTGATCGCTTCAATCGGCACACCCGCAGCGATCTGGCCCATGACGGGCACCTTGGCACTGTCGGTATTCGCTACTGGCATCGCGGCGGGGGGCGGTGGCGCATCAGGACGGTCGCCTTCGATCACACGCGGCACGAAGCCGGAATTTGGTGCACCGCCAAGGCTTTCGGGGAGCTTCACAATCTCGATCGCGCGGGCGCGGTGGGCCAGGCGGCGGATAAACCCGCGTTCTTCCAGTGCTGTAATCAAACGATGGATGCCGGATTTGGAGCGCAGGTCGAGCGCCATTTTCATCTCGTCAAAGCTCGGCGGTACGCCATCGCGTTGCACACGCTTGTGAATGAACGCCAACAGATCGAGTTGTTTTTTGGTCAGCACCGGGACACCTCCGACAAATGGTTTTCTTTTGTTCTAGGGATGTTCTTGTTTTGTGTCAACGCCAACCTCGGGATGGTGCTAAAGCGGCAGGTATTCCACGATATCGCCCGCTTTGCGCGCGGGATCGGACACAGGACGCACCAGCAGGGCGTCCGCAGTTGCCAGAACGGTTAACAAAGAACTGTCCTGCCTTTCATCGGGGCAGAGCGCATCATCGACAAAACGTGCCCGCATATAATGCGCACGTGGACCATTGGCGGGCAGGGCGCATGCCAATGGGGCGTGCTGTGCTGTCGGTTGGTTTTCGTTCAATCCCAGCATCTTGCGCAATACCGGTGCGACAAATACCTGCCCGCATACCATCGCGGATACAGGATTGCCGGGAAGGCCGATCATTGCAGCTTTGCCCAGACGACCAGCCATCAATGGCTTTCCGGGCCGCATGGCAACTTTGTAAAAGCTCTGCTCCAGTCCCATCTCTGCCGCGACCGGTGCCACCAGATCGTGATCCCCGACAGATGCACCACCGATCGTCACAATCAGATCAGCACCCTGAGCGAGCGTAAACGCCTGTTTCAACGAACTTTCCGTATCGCGTGCGATGGGCAGCAGGCGCACCTCAGCGCCAATACCCTCAATCATTGCGGCAAGCCCGTAGCTGTTGGATGCGATAATCTGATCGGGCCCGGGCTGTTCGCCAGGTTGGGCAAGCTCGTCTCCGGTGGCCAGGATGGCGACCCTTGGTTTGCGAGTGACGGGAACCTGCGCAATGTTCATCGCTGCCAGCAGGGCAATATCACTCGGACGCAGACGCAAGGGCGC
The Sulfitobacter noctilucicola genome window above contains:
- a CDS encoding ComEC/Rec2 family competence protein, giving the protein MGRIPRMITQSRARMNTVLLAQRGGMLGWVPVCLALGIGRYFSLRIEPHPTIFLWLAIAALALIIFSWRVPDALGPLVTGLSLCFIGFILAGARAHSVAEPVLGWRYYGAVEGRVVAMDRSQSDALRLTLDQVRLDRVPPDRTPKRVRISLHGAGTQGITPEPGLRVMTTAHLSPPSGPVEPGGFDFQRHAWFARLGAVGYTRVPLMGAGAAEDGHAGLMVFRIRMAASARIQSVLTGDTGGFAAAITTGDRSAMSRDALDALRASNLAHLLAISGLHMGLLTALVFAALRMALAAIPHVALRWPTKGIAAIGALIAAAGYLALSGGNVATQRAFIMVAVALAALLIGRRALSLRAVAVAAIIVLALRPEALMGPGFQMSFAATTALVAVFGWLREIEQDIVPKWAKPVFATVVSSAVAGLATAPIAAAHFNTIAHYGLIANLLSVPLMGVLVMPAAILAFLLAPLGLDWIGLWVMGLGLDWILGVAHWIAELEDARGYVMGPGPWVLPLLAHGFLTLILWQGHLRWAGGVMMVLSFVLWHGARRPDVLIADTGSLVGVMTPEGRALSKAKGAGFVARNWLENDGAGLSQMEAATLWVTREVIHLSGKRATAAMTECSESQIIVASAKADHLRGRNCLLFDPTTLKQTGAVAMRKTPQGWKITTARQMAGERLWTQWPKDRKDQYVRIKPTKSP
- the lexA gene encoding transcriptional repressor LexA yields the protein MLTKKQLDLLAFIHKRVQRDGVPPSFDEMKMALDLRSKSGIHRLITALEERGFIRRLAHRARAIEIVKLPESLGGAPNSGFVPRVIEGDRPDAPPPPAAMPVANTDSAKVPVMGQIAAGVPIEAINHMTHSVTVPGGMIAGSGDHYALEVKGDSMINAGINDGDVVVIRETSVASDGDIVVALVDDSEATLKTFRRKGASIALEAANPVYETRVLPSDQVKVQGLLVGLIRTY
- the glp gene encoding gephyrin-like molybdotransferase Glp, giving the protein MISVEQALEALLALVEPLESENVHLRDAAQRVLARDVAASRTQPPFAASSMDGYAVRRAEVEPDAMFKVIGEAAAGHRFDGSVGAGQAVRIFTGAPVPEGADFVVIQEDTTRRGDLITLGHKIGDKDNIRPAGGDFEKGQRVDAPLRLRPSDIALLAAMNIAQVPVTRKPRVAILATGDELAQPGEQPGPDQIIASNSYGLAAMIEGIGAEVRLLPIARDTESSLKQAFTLAQGADLIVTIGGASVGDHDLVAPVAAEMGLEQSFYKVAMRPGKPLMAGRLGKAAMIGLPGNPVSAMVCGQVFVAPVLRKMLGLNENQPTAQHAPLACALPANGPRAHYMRARFVDDALCPDERQDSSLLTVLATADALLVRPVSDPARKAGDIVEYLPL